A region from the Benincasa hispida cultivar B227 chromosome 12, ASM972705v1, whole genome shotgun sequence genome encodes:
- the LOC120067063 gene encoding BTB/POZ domain-containing protein At1g63850, giving the protein MAVPASTTTTTTNNASTNSISSSSSVPNQPTKLKRRKCRDITVSAKSDSFSSSSSNSSSGFQGFSNRKLDRPVVIVSSENSWCCPASKPSVSPSALPLPPPPPPPPPPRQSESNRRVTSPTSNNGNRASDSVISPSDSPSAFRIRFSPGTHSPVMDFTTSSSAAAFNGHSGSSHDSFPSGFSKFNSALTAGLLNPMSPPPSTDKTRSSPTLFEMMASEPDIHPRTSQIPPQIASVSVHKNQIPVQDKQALTMQRISEILGSRSPGNQFNDASSSDIKLTLSSRDGISVSMSVHRQILVAHSRFFALKLSERWAKQQRSPSPYIVEIADCDDVEVYIETLKLMYCRDLRKRLMKEDVPRVLGILKVSAAIGFDAGVLSCLEYLEAAPWAEDEEEKVASLLSELHLEGVAAGEVLKRVSVEVTNGHEDGNDNEEVLLKLLHVVLEGKDEKARREMKGLVSKMLRESSSQNDLRKESLYSACDGCLQLLRHQFTRAVGSDFQGVGEIAKQADNLHWILDILIDRQIAEDFLKTWASQSELSAAHSKVPAVHRFEISRVTARLFVGIGKGQLLAPKDVRYQLLQTWLVPFYDDFGWMRRASRGLDRHLIEDGLSNTILTLPLAWQQDILLAWFNRFMNSGEDCPNIQRGFEVWWRRAFWRRSGEQERPRMIRIATPSTENS; this is encoded by the exons ATGGCTGTGCCCGCATCTACAACCACAACTACCACCAACAACGCTTCTACTAAttccatttcttcttcttcttcagttcCTAATCAACCCACTAAGCTTAAGCGCCGAAAGTGTCGGGATATCACTGTTTCCGCCAAATCTGATTcgttttcctcttcttcttccaattccTCATCTGGGTTTCAGGGATTTTCTAATCGAAAGCTTGATCGCCCTGTGGTGATTGTTTCTTCTGAGAATTCCTGGTGTTGTCCTGCTTCAAAACCCTCTGTAAGCCCTTCTgctcttcctcttcctcctcctcctcctcctccgcCGCCTCCACGCCAGTCGGAATCTAACCGGAGGGTTACTTCTCCGACATCCAATAACGGGAATCGAGCATCGGATTCGGTAATATCGCCGTCTGATTCGCCGTCTGCTTTCAGGATACGGTTTTCTCCGGGCACGCATTCTCCTGTTATGGACTTCACCACGTCTTCTTCCGCTGCGGCGTTTAACGGTCATTCTGGATCCAGTCATGACTCTTTCCCTTCCGGGTTCTCGAAGTTCAACTCTGCTCTTACCGCCGGGCTTTTGAACCCAATGTCGCCGCCGCCGTCTACTGATAAAACCCGATCGAGTCCGACCCTTTTCGAAATGATGGCTAGTGAGCCTGATATTCACCCTAGAACTTCTCAGATCCCTCCTCAGATTGCCTCTGTTTCGGTTCATAAGAACCAAATTCCTGTTCAGGACAAGCAGGCTCTGACGATGCAGAGGATTTCTGAGATTTTGGGATCTCGGAGCCCTGGAAATCAGTTCAATGACGCCTCTAGCAGTGATATTAAACTCACATTGAGCTCTAGAGATGGGATCAGTGTTTCCATGAGTGTTCACCGGCAAATTCTTGTCGCTCACAGTCGGTTTTTCGCATTGAAGCTCTCGGAACGATGGGCAAAACAACAGCGGTCTCCGTCTCCATACATTGTGGAGATTGCTGATTGTGATGATGTTGAAGTGTACATTGAAACCTTGAAATTGATGTATTGTAGAGATCTGAGGAAGAGGCTGATGAAGGAAGATGTTCCGAGAGTTCTTGGAATTCTGAAG GTTTCGGCTGCAATCGGATTTGATGCAGGTGTTTTATCATGTTTGGAGTACTTGGAAGCCGCCCCATGGGCCgaggatgaagaagagaagGTGGCTTCACTCTTATCTGAGCTGCACCTTGAAGGTGTTGCAGCAGGGGAAGTTCTGAAGAGGGTCTCAGTTGAAGTTACTAATGGACATGAAGATGGCAATGACAATGAAGAAGTGCTGCTCAAGCTTCTACATGTAGTTCTTGAAGGAAAAGACGAGAAGGCAAGGCGGGAGATGAAAGGATTAGTTTCGAAGATGCTTCGTGAGAGTTCGTCGCAAAATGACCTTCGAAAAGAATCCTTGTACTCAGCTTGTGATGGTTGTCTGCAGTTGCTTCGCCATCAATTTACGCGAGCGGTAGGGTCAGACTTTCAGGGTGTCGGGGAGATTGCTAAGCAGGCCGATAATTTGCATTGGATTTTAGATATCCTGATTGATAGACAGATAGCtgaagattttttaaaaacctGGGCATCTCAATCTGAATTGTCAGCTGCACACTCTAAGGTGCCTGCTGTTCACAGATTTGAGATCAGCCGAGTTACTGCTCGGTTGTTCGTTGGGATCGGAAAAGGCCAACTTCTGGCTCCTAAAGATGTGAGATATCAGCTTTTGCAGACCTGGTTGGTACCGTTTTATGATGATTTTGGTTGGATGAGGAGAGCGTCGAGAGGGCTTGATCGTCATTTGATCGAGGATGGCCTTAGCAATACAATTCTCACTCTACCATTAGCTTGGCAACAAGACATATTGCTAGCTTGGTTCAATAGATTCATGAATTCAGGTGAAGATTGCCCTAATATACAACGAGGGTTTGAAGTCTGGTGGAGAAGGGCTTTCTGGAGACGCAGTGGTGAACAGGAACGACCTCGAATGATTCGAATTGCCACCCCATCAACAGAGAATTCGTGA
- the LOC120067064 gene encoding phosphoglycerate mutase-like protein AT74, translating to MATLLFGTVSPKSGVLPIRCGGEEEPKSSNNNGYSLGVRPPRPRRIILVRHGESEGNVDESAYTRIADPRIGLTEKGMKEAEECGKNIRKMIDGDGVEDWSVYFYVSPYKRTRQTLQHLATSFHRRRIAGMREEPRLREQDFGNFQDREKMRVEKAVRMLYGRFFYRFPNGESAADVYDRITGFRETLKSDIDVGRFQPPGQRNPNMNLVLVSHGLTLRVFLMRWYKWTVDQYEGLNNLGNGKMLVMEKGFGGRYTLLLHHTEKELRKFGLTDEMLIDQEWQKHAKIGELNYDCAMMNSFFTHFDDQCTVT from the exons ATGGCCACACTTTTATTCGGGACTGTATCCCCAAAATCCGGAGTTCTTCCAATCCGGTGCGGCGGCGAAGAAGAACCAAAATCCAGCAACAACAATGGGTACTCGTTGGGAGTCCGGCCGCCGAGGCCGCGGCGGATCATACTGGTCCGGCACGGGGAGAGCGAAGGGAACGTAGATGAGAGCGCCTACACAAGAATCGCAGATCCGAGAATCGGGCTGACGGAGAAAGGAATGAAGGAGGCGGAGGAATGTGGGAAGAACATCAGGAAGATGATCGACGGCGATGGAGTTGAAGACTGGAGCGTTTATTTCTATGTTTCTCCTTACAAAAGAACTCGCCAGACTCTTCAGCATTTGGCCACTTCCTTCCACCGTCGGCGAATCGCCGGCATGAGAGAAGAGCCCAGATTGCGAGAACAAGATTTTG GAAATTTTCAAgatagagagaaaatgagagttGAGAAAGCTGTAAGAATGCTATATGGTAGATTTTTCTACCGCTTTCCAAATGGAGAATCTGCAGCAGATGTTTATGATAGAATTACAG GATTTAGAGAAACATTGAAATCAGACATTGATGTTGGAAGATTTCAACCACCAGGCCAAAGAAATCCCAACATGAACTTGGTCCTTGTCTCCCATGGCCTCACTCTCAGAGTCTTTCTCATGAGATGGTACAAATGGACTGTTGATCAATATGAAGGACTCAACAATTTGGGCAATGGCAAAATGCTTGTCATGGAGAAAGGCTTTGGTGGAAG GTACACTTTGCTGTTACACCACACAGAGAAAGAGTTGAGAAAATTTGGACTTACAGATGAGATGTTGATTGACCAAGAATG GCAAAAGCATGCAAAAATAGGAGAGTTGAACTATGATTGTGCAATGATGAATTCCTTCTTCACACATTTTGATGATCAGTGTACTGTTACCTAA